The DNA segment TCTCAGGCAAATGCATGCCCTGATGGCAATACAAGTGAGGGCTCGGTTTCAAAGAATTCAGATGGCTGAAGAATCATCACAGCTTGTCGTAAGAAGCCAATCGTCCAGGCGAGGAAGTTCATCTCATGACAATGGACTCAGAGGTGCATATAAAGTAAGTATTAGAGGAACTTTATCAAACTTTATGAGACAGACACAATTGATTTGAATCTTCAACTAGTGGTTTGTGTGGGTAACCTGTTCATTTAGGAGGCAATCGACCTAGATATTTATGAAACAAAAAGAATTTTGAAGAACAAACATGAGCATTTGAATCATTCACAAATGGAGAGAAGGGAGCATGGGCGTACCAAATACTACTCGGAAGAACTCTCAATCTTAAAGCAAGAGCACCAGTACGAGGAGTTTTCCTTCTCCACAGCACAGAATAGTCCCCAAATCTGTTCCCCAATTCCCAATACAATCCCTGGAAGAGCCTCTTTCACCTATCAGAAGCCAGATTATGTGCACAGTATTTCTCATCCAAACTACATGGCCAACACAGAATCATCAAGGGCTAAAGTCAGGTCACAAAGTGAACCCAAACAGAGGCCCAAATGGGGCATGAGACCAAAAAGCAACCAAATGGCTTCAATGGACGGAAAGAATGCCCAGCAAGAAGCTCACATTCAAGGCTCATCCTTTCACTTGATGCCCATTGCTTATGAAAACCAAGACCCCTGGTTCATCAAGCTCTATCAATCAACCATGTCAAAGGATATTGATTGTGATCCCAAAAGCACGAGTAGCTCTAGTTATCCCAACCACAGCAAACTTCTGGTTGAATATGAGGTAGGTTTTGCATTAAATTTCTTCTCCATTTCAGAATCTTGCAAACGCTGTTTTTCTAACTCTTCTGAATCTTTTGACAGCAGCCCCATTTGAATCTGTACTAAATGGTAATCCAAATTCTGATGTGGTTCTTTATACCAAACAAAGAGCTACTGGAAGGAATAACAGACATACAATTTGGTTGCTATGATGTAATATCATGAAAAACACTATAAGTTTATGAATCTAGTGTCACCACAAGGGAGTATCAAGTTCAAGTTCACCCTAGAACCTTTCAAGGCAGAATTCTTCTTGTAAAGTTATGAAATCAGTTTCATTTGGCAATTTCTGGCCATCAACAATTGCAGACCAAGGAATAATGCATCCACCACTACAAAAACTGCACACCACAAAAATTCTTTCAAAGTGACAGTTTTCCTAAATATCCTCCATGATGGGGAAAAAGAAAAGGAATCAGGCAGTTGGTATATAGAATATTGCAGCTAGATGATTCATGTGAAAATTGAATGTCTTTTAATAATCATGAATGGAACAATGATCTCGTTGTTTGTTTAACATGTTAAAGATACAACACATTAGAAcaaaagaaaaaatattaaaattttgcttTTCCTTCCTTTACAAATGGTGACCTACAGCTTTTCCCAAAAATGTCACGAGCAACAAACTGTCAATTTAACTATCTATTAAAATATAAACTGCATGTGaattgaattcatgaattgaaGAATACGCCTATATGCATTGCATGCTGCTTAACAGCACTGTTAATCTTTAGGCATTCACTATGACAAAAACAGGACAGAGTGGTCCCTAAAACTCCATTTTTCCTGGGGAACAGGTTTGATTATCCTTTCTAAAATAGCTTCAAAAGCTGATTCAAAGCATCACATTGACAGCATTATGAGGATTTTATTAACAGGTATAGTTGAGTATTAAGAAGTCAAGAATGCATATGGATGTGACAAGCCAGTCAAATGAATCTGGCTAATCAGAAAAAAAGCAGGACAAGTTTAATATTTCTCAATAAGATAATATTCTATCTACAAGCTTCTTTATATGCAAAAAAAGACTGAACCTCATTTGCTCTTGCAATTTAGTACTTTTGACCTCCAAAGAAGCATAATTTCAGTTCTGGACACCACAACACATAGTTGTCAAATCGATAATCAAAATCTTCATTTTATGAATTGAGATTCGAGAATCGAATCAAATCATAAGATTTgataaaaattctcaaaattaattaaaaatgatatatgttctaaaaataagtaaaaaaatcaCCATGACATATTTTGATAAATATGGAATTATCATTTAGCTACTGAGAAAGATGTTTTATAATAGAAGAACATATTCTTATTATGTTATATAgttttatgttataaattatgaacTCTTAAATTTTTAAACGATGATTATCATTGTGCATGTGCTCAACTCCCATTCAAATTTGATCcaataattaaatgataaaaaaGGATAATGAGTTAAATCAAAAGGTCAGAATATATCAATATAAAAGGTCATAATTTGACAACTATAATTAGAGAAGtaaattaacaaaaattaaaaaaataaaaaaaaagaaagaagaggaaaaagaatgGCTAATGAAAGAAAAATAGCTAAGGGAAGGTTTTATGCGCACTTTTCTTAGTAAAAAGAgtgaaattttaaagtttgaagCGATAGGATCTAACAACTCTCTAGAAAAAGAATTGACCGAATCGGTTGATTTATATTGATTCACCCGATATCAAATCATAACTCCTAAGATTTGGTTAGACATTTGCAATTCACTCCATAGATTTGAATTGATAGGATGGAGAATTGAATTGAATCGTACAATTCGAATCAAGAATCATAAGATTCTAACAACAGTGACCACAACAATCTATGATCTTACTGGTTTAATGTTTTGTGGAGTGCAACctgcaaatttcatgaagaaattaGTTACACATGTATGTATACCCAAcacttaaaagaaaaagaaatctgaAAGAGCAGAGTTACATAATGTGACTAACAAATATATTAATGGACTTTTGGGCTGTAACTGTATTTGGGTAAAAAGTTCAACCTATATTGAAAATCTACAAACTGCACATAGAAGTATCTGCCATTTTGACCAAGTACCCACATTGACACACAGGTAGTAACCTTGGGACTCAAGCACTTCAAAGAAAATTTCCAAATTTGAGATTGCTTCAACATATTTACAGAATAAAACTTTAAATAGAAATACTTACAGATGATGTCTTCAGCAGCTCTCGTATGGCAATTGTTGCATAAGATGAGGCTGGAAGAGTGAAGCTTAGCTTGAGAGCCATTTGAGTTCCCTGAGAATAAGAGTCACATACAGAATTAACTTGTGCCAGCACTACTTCTCTCTCGCCCTCAGTCTCATTGTAATCTGTTGATAAATGTATATCATTTTGAAAGCTCATTGGTTGTCTCGTGCAATATGGGTTTTTGTCCTCCTTTCCATTGGCTCTTTCCTCTTCTTTGAATAAATTCTTAGATTTAACCTTAGCAATTTTGTCCAAATCTGTCACTGCCAATGGTATATTACCATCAGTATATGAGAGTAATTCCCTGCAAAAAGAGAAAAGTAAAGAGGATTGGTCAAAGAATTATCCAAATATCTAGACCAAAAAGCCATATGACAAGAAAAGCAAGGAGGCATGCCATTCAAAGTCTGTTGGCTTCTGAAAAACACGTCTATAATTTCCAGTGATGCTGGTTATTGAAAATTCCCTAAAAAATGATACATGAGCAACTCCAATTAGAATAAATTATGCTTTGtatctctgtgtgtgtgtgtgtgtgagagagagagagagagacagaggaaGCAGTATCATAATGAATCTGAGGGAAAGTATTTTGTAAAGTACTTGACACTATGCACACTCTCAGCCAAGTTGATAGTATCCTGATCAAAACAAATAAGATGCcaattaaaagtaaaaaagaaACAATACTGGTTGAATGTGAAATAAGTAAATCAATAAAAAGAAGTGACAAACACCCCCCCTCCCTCCCAAGAGGCTCTTTTCCCCCACAACAATCTTCCTAAATTTGGAATGATAGCAGTCTACTCCCATGCTCTTTGTATTTGTACTTCCTAAACATGGAAGGATAAAACTAGTGAAGTATGCAGCCTTTTTTATTGACAGGTTCTATGGTGCTTTTtcccataaaaaaaaattaaatttttatgatgaTTGATAAACATCTAAGGAATTATTCCTTTTCCAGAATCCCTTTTTTTATATAGGCGATAGATTGTCAAGTTATGTCAGACCTTCTTTGCCAAATCATGATAAACTTTGGCAACATCATTCATTGGATAAGACACCCTAGATCTGCCAAAAAAACAAATGTTAGAGAATTTCATTGTTGACTTGCTCTTTTTAATGTAAAATCAGGTAAGAGTAAGTTTGGCTTTCCCTTACCCAGGCATTGGAAGGATGACATCATCAATGGTATAATTCCCAGTAGAGATATCTTCTGCAGTTACTGCCTGCCAAAAGATGGGTAACCATCTTTGAACTCAGTCTTATTATATGAAATGCATTCAGTTTATGAGTGGCATATATACAAGATTCACACCAGAGAGCACTACCAGCAAAATACTACTTATTGGATACCTTCACACATATGATAGAGAAAAATAACTGATCCAGTGCTGATATTGGTACATATGTacagaaaaagaagaaagaaatatgTGAGAGCTATAATATAGGACTTGACCTTAACAAGAGTATTTTTCATTTCAGGAAGATTTGCTCCAGAGGTTTCATCTGAATTACTGCAATCATGCACATCATCATGGCTATGAACTTCACATTCAGAATTAACTCCTAAAGTCTCTCTTTCAGTATCATCTCCTTTGAAATACACCAAGTCCCCCACCACAATTTGGTCAGATCCTGCCAAATGATTATAGAACATAACAAAATTTTGTGATTACTTCCACAAAGTTTAATAAAGCTTAGACAATGTGGATGTTGATAAAACAATAACAGTCAAAGACATGCTTTAATCACTAAGCACATGGAACAGCAAAGAAAAAGAATATCTGAAAATACATCAGCTTACCATATTTTTGTACTCTCACACTTGCTGCATGGTTCCATAAATAGCTTTGATAACTGTGTACATACCTAAACAACAATTGCACCacaaatatcaaaattaaaaGCCATAAATCTGAAATACAACAGTTTCCCCATGCATGATACACTTGTCCATAATCTCTTTATATTAAACCAGTATTgcagaaaatatttatttaattatacctTCAAAAGCTAATAAGTTGATAAAATATTGGTcttacattaaaaattaaatatcccTCATACATCCCAAGCACACACGCTGACAAAAAGCAGTATAATGCCTTGCTGCAAGCTAAAGTTCTATATTTCCAGGGTAACAAACATTACACCAAAGATTGAAATATATGTATTGGATTTTTAATCGAGAAACACTTGGCATATACAAATGCTTTCATGTGCAAGTGTCAGCATTAGATTGTCTAAATATTCACCTATACCACAAGTTTGTTCATTGATGATGAAGGCCTAGAATCACCAAAGATTCTTTCACAAAGTAAAGAACACAACACAAACAGTCTGCTAGTTCTCCTCAGTAGACCATTTAAAGGTCGATAGGAAGATATTATATTCAAATATTTCTgaataaacacttacatcattcTCAAAGTTCTAGGTATTGCTTTCAGGGCCTGCAAGTAGTTGCCAGGACATTTCTTCATACATTGAAGCTGCAtatcaaaaaataaagaaaaaattgatCAAAAAGGTAATCTTATATAAGAACATAAATTCATTACTAACACCACAACATGAACAaaatttgagaaataaatgagaaaaaaagagGTGAAAGGATAACAAGTTCGATGTCAAATTAACATTTACTCTTCCAAAACCTTTGTTATGCAATGAAACTAAAATATTAGAAGTGCCAAACACGGAGAAAGTCATACACGAGCAATGATAGTAGACAACTCACTATGGCCCTTTCAGCAATCAGATGAGGAGGTAGTTGCTTTAGAGTCCCTTCAATATCACCACTTTCCTTATAATATTCTCGTGCCTTCCTTACCAAATCTCTTTGTGTTTAAAGATCCAAGTCAAGAAAAACAACTGCTACTGGTTCTAATAATGCTTTACAGTTGGAAGAAACAAACCATTTGAATTGGGAATCAGCTATACAGGAAAGATTCTCCATATAAAACAATGAACCAATAAAAGGATATCCCCTTCTCTTGGATCAAGGATCATGCTTACAGCACTTTTCCACTCTCCTCGGAGTAATGCAGCCCCAACGAGATATGTTGGCATGGAACCACTACCAAAACGCTGAAAAGAATACAATATTATCAAGTATACAATAAAATCATGGGAAAAATATAAGCATAGATAAGTATTTCGATTCAGGGATGTATAAAAATCAGAATCAAAGATCAGTATGCACAGCTCAGCCAACATTTTTCTAAGGATGGCTGCCTAATTGCATTTGACTACAGCAAATACGGAATGTAAGctggaaaattcaaaagaaaaagaagccTACACACAAACATATTCGCAAAGAGAGAGAAATGATCAAGGAAGTACTTGTAAACCAAAGTAATTGATGAATCCATGCCTTCCTAATGAATCTGCAGACCTCTTAATAGTATCTTCAGAATCTGCAACAACTCCTCTAAGGGAATGTAAAGGCTATGAGTTCATGGCACAAAAAATTAGGTGATAAATATAACCAGCCAACTTATAAATGAAATACATGACAAAAGCAACTTACCG comes from the Hevea brasiliensis isolate MT/VB/25A 57/8 chromosome 5, ASM3005281v1, whole genome shotgun sequence genome and includes:
- the LOC110656760 gene encoding protein IQ-DOMAIN 19 → MGKASKWIINFLLGKKEEKEKKKNIAFYDGIGSTVATPTSSVPSTPYKRRWSFGKSASKERVHKCSKSLDSITPLIAQHASLLEWENQQSNKKVKALAAPTETIKRVVAPRHVAADRISKSVEDAAATRIQAAFRSYLARKALCALRALVKLQALVRGHLVRKQTTATLRQMHALMAIQVRARFQRIQMAEESSQLVVRSQSSRRGSSSHDNGLRGAYKEAIDLDIYETKRILKNKHEHLNHSQMERREHGRTKYYSEELSILKQEHQYEEFSFSTAQNSPQICSPIPNTIPGRASFTYQKPDYVHSISHPNYMANTESSRAKVRSQSEPKQRPKWGMRPKSNQMASMDGKNAQQEAHIQGSSFHLMPIAYENQDPWFIKLYQSTMSKDIDCDPKSTSSSSYPNHSKLLVEYEVGFALNFFSISESCKRCFSNSSESFDSSPI
- the LOC110656759 gene encoding multisubstrate pseudouridine synthase 7 isoform X4, giving the protein MWWHNPVSLRCCSVVKPCPSSSCNSTYRKTAIAATPIVGCCLKTLMATAKMTTDESDVGIFCYISQLPGFRGILKQRYSDFIVNEVDKDGNVVHLTSLEVPSQIVEAVEEGEKKVSIQIGKSYASEIESFRSLAGDSDAERLEAFITQVTTESEDCRSISPILLSPNSDKANRTAMHNFFKEKFKFLVTDTVDGPDASLKCIRVRLKSGGHNNGGRNSKKRKDRGGQPFDCRGSNNWPEHLGKFLRFHLYKENKDTHEAIGLIGKMLGIKPRCFGFAGIKDKRSVSTQRVSVFKQHATRLAALNDRLIGIKVGNFCHVTEELLLGQLLGNRFTITLRGVVADSEDTIKRSADSLGRHGFINYFGLQRFGSGSMPTYLVGAALLRGEWKSAVSMILDPREGERDLVRKAREYYKESGDIEGTLKQLPPHLIAERAILQCMKKCPGNYLQALKAIPRTLRMMYVHSYQSYLWNHAASVRVQKYGSDQIVVGDLVYFKGDDTERETLGVNSECEVHSHDDVHDCSNSDETSGANLPEMKNTLVKAVTAEDISTGNYTIDDVILPMPGELLSYTDGNIPLAVTDLDKIAKVKSKNLFKEEERANGKEDKNPYCTRQPMSFQNDIHLSTDYNETEGEREVVLAQVNSVCDSYSQGTQMALKLSFTLPASSYATIAIRELLKTSSVALHKTLNHFCSGGCIIPWSAIVDGQKLPNETDFITLQEEFCLESSSLFGIKNHIRIWITI
- the LOC110656759 gene encoding multisubstrate pseudouridine synthase 7 isoform X3, producing MWWHNPVSLRCCSVVKPCPSSSCNSTYRKTAIAATPIVGCCLKTLMATAKMTTDESDVGIFCYISQLPGFRGILKQRYSDFIVNEVDKDGNVVHLTSLEVPSQIVEAVEEGEKKVSIQIGKSYASEIESFRSLAGDSDAERLEAFITQVTTESEDCRSISPILLSPNSDKANRTAMHNFFKEKFKFLVTDTVDGPDASLKCIRVRLKSGGHNNGGRNSKKRKDRGGQPFDCRGSNNWPEHLGKFLRFHLYKENKDTHEAIGLIGKMLGIKPRCFGFAGIKDKRSVSTQRVSVFKQHATRLAALNDRLIGIKVGNFCHVTEELLLGQLLGNRFTITLRGVVADSEDTIKRSADSLGRHGFINYFGLQRFGSGSMPTYLVGAALLRGEWKSAVSMILDPREGERDLVRKAREYYKESGDIEGTLKQLPPHLIAERAILQCMKKCPGNYLQALKAIPRTLRMMYVHSYQSYLWNHAASVRVQKYGSDQIVVGDLVYFKGDDTERETLGVNSECEVHSHDDVHDCSNSDETSGANLPEMKNTLVKAVTAEDISTGNYTIDDVILPMPGEFSITSITGNYRRVFQKPTDFEWELLSYTDGNIPLAVTDLDKIAKVKSKNLFKEEERANGKEDKNPYCTRQPMSFQNDIHLSTDYNETEGEREVVLAQVNSVCDSYSQGTQMALKLSFTLPASSYATIAIRELLKTSSVALHKTLNHFCSGGCIIPWSAIVDGQKLPNETDFITLQEEFCLESSSLFGIKNHIRIWITI
- the LOC110656759 gene encoding multisubstrate pseudouridine synthase 7 isoform X1, with protein sequence MWWHNPVSLRCCSVVKPCPSSSCNSTYRKTAIAATPIVGCCLKTLMATAKMTTDESDVGIFCYISQLPGFRGILKQRYSDFIVNEVDKDGNVVHLTSLEVPSQIVEAVEEGEKKVSIQIGKSYASEIESFRSLAGDSDAERLEAFITQVTTESEDCRSISPILLSPNSDKANRTAMHNFFKEKFKFLVTDTVDGPDASLKCIRVRLKSGGHNNGGRNSKKRKDRGGQPFDCRGSNNWPEHLGKFLRFHLYKENKDTHEAIGLIGKMLGIKPRCFGFAGIKDKRSVSTQRVSVFKQHATRLAALNDRLIGIKVGNFCHVTEELLLGQLLGNRFTITLRGVVADSEDTIKRSADSLGRHGFINYFGLQRFGSGSMPTYLVGAALLRGEWKSAVSMILDPREGERDLVRKAREYYKESGDIEGTLKQLPPHLIAERAILQCMKKCPGNYLQALKAIPRTLRMMYVHSYQSYLWNHAASVRVQKYGSDQIVVGDLVYFKGDDTERETLGVNSECEVHSHDDVHDCSNSDETSGANLPEMKNTLVKAVTAEDISTGNYTIDDVILPMPGSRVSYPMNDVAKVYHDLAKKDTINLAESVHSVKEFSITSITGNYRRVFQKPTDFEWELLSYTDGNIPLAVTDLDKIAKVKSKNLFKEEERANGKEDKNPYCTRQPMSFQNDIHLSTDYNETEGEREVVLAQVNSVCDSYSQGTQMALKLSFTLPASSYATIAIRELLKTSSVALHKTLNHFCSGGCIIPWSAIVDGQKLPNETDFITLQEEFCLESSSLFGIKNHIRIWITI
- the LOC110656759 gene encoding multisubstrate pseudouridine synthase 7 isoform X2; translated protein: MWWHNPVSLRCCSVVKPCPSSSCNSTYRKTAIAATPIVGCCLKTLMATAKMTTDESDVGIFCYISQLPGFRGILKQRYSDFIVNEVDKDGNVVHLTSLEVPSQIVEAVEEGEKKVSIQIGKSYASEIESFRSLAGDSDAERLEAFITQVTTESEDCRSISPILLSPNSDKANRTAMHNFFKEKFKFLVTDTVDGPDASLKCIRVRLKSGGHNNGGRNSKKRKDRGGQPFDCRGSNNWPEHLGKFLRFHLYKENKDTHEAIGLIGKMLGIKPRCFGFAGIKDKRSVSTQRVSVFKQHATRLAALNDRLIGIKVGNFCHVTEELLLGQLLGNRFTITLRGVVADSEDTIKRSADSLGRHGFINYFGLQRFGSGSMPTYLVGAALLRGEWKSAVSMILDPREGERDLVRKAREYYKESGDIEGTLKQLPPHLIAERAILQCMKKCPGNYLQALKAIPRTLRMMYVHSYQSYLWNHAASVRVQKYGSDQIVVGDLVYFKGDDTERETLGVNSECEVHSHDDVHDCSNSDETSGANLPEMKNTLVKAVTAEDISTGNYTIDDVILPMPGSRVSYPMNDVAKVYHDLAKKDTINLAESVHSVKEFSITSITGNYRRVFQKPTDFEWELLSYTDGNIPLAVTDLDKIAKVKSKNLFKEEERANGKEDKNPYCTRQPMSFQNDIHLSTDYNETEGEREVVLAQVNSVCDSYSQGTQMALKLSFTLPASSYATIAIRELLKTSSVALHKTLNHFCSGGCIIPWSAIVDGQKLPNETDFITLQEEFCLESSLFGIKNHIRIWITI
- the LOC110656759 gene encoding multisubstrate pseudouridine synthase 7 isoform X5, producing MWWHNPVSLRCCSVVKPCPSSSCNSTYRKTAIAATPIVGCCLKTLMATAKMTTDESDVGIFCYISQLPGFRGILKQRYSDFIVNEVDKDGNVVHLTSLEVPSQIVEAVEEGEKKVSIQIGKSYASEIESFRSLAGDSDAERLEAFITQVTTESEDCRSISPILLSPNSDKANRTAMHNFFKEKFKFLVTDTVDGPDASLKCIRVRLKSGGHNNGGRNSKKRKDRGGQPFDCRGSNNWPEHLGKFLRFHLYKENKDTHEAIGLIGKMLGIKPRCFGFAGIKDKRSVSTQRVSVFKQHATRLAALNDRLIGIKVGNFCHVTEELLLGQLLGNRFTITLRGVVADSEDTIKRSADSLGRHGFINYFGLQRFGSGSMPTYLVGAALLRGEWKSAVSMILDPREGERDLVRKAREYYKESGDIEGTLKQLPPHLIAERAILQCMKKCPGNYLQALKAIPRTLRMMYVHSYQSYLWNHAASVRVQKYGSDQIVVGDLVYFKGDDTERETLGVNSECEVHSHDDVHDCSNSDETSGANLPEMKNTLVKAVTAEDISTGNYTIDDVILPMPGSRVSYPMNDVAKVYHDLAKKDTINLAESVHSVKEFSITSITGNYRRVFQKPTDFEWELLSYTDGNIPLAVTDLDKIAKVKSKNLFKEEERANGKEDKNPYCTRQPMSFQNDIHLSTDYNETEGEREVVLAQVNSVCDSYSQGTQMALKLSFTLPASSYATIAIRELLKTSSFL